From Cardiocondyla obscurior isolate alpha-2009 linkage group LG09, Cobs3.1, whole genome shotgun sequence, one genomic window encodes:
- the Cmtr1 gene encoding cap-specific mRNA (nucleoside-2'-O-)-methyltransferase 1, whose amino-acid sequence MEEIIQFDNNLSSGSLKRRNESNNFLYGQPSKKIELDNGEENNIKLDETYMYTKVKSKESNVSQKVQNMMEKMGYQPGKGLGKDDQGRVNPIEAFKQRGRRGFGHCAPGLEEAGLEWNPEEEEIKAIEDIQWLSNKCFIPYDEPLCEKWMKLGPKKYIIDDEIMFCNPNILEQILKFKTIFDNLDKVEMRKARNRSNPFETIRNANFLNRAAVKMANIDTACNHMFTKPKNFNPDELLYFADVCAGPGGFSEYVLSKKNWHAKGFGFTLKNENDFTLDEFLAGPCETFHTFYGSKDNGDVFDPQNQEEFRSLVMKHTENKGVHFMMSDGGFSVDGQENIQEILSKQLYLCQCLVALMIVRPGGHFVTKLFDLFTPFSVGLVYLMYKCFDSISIFKPNSSRPANSERYLICKRKRPDTQAIMDYLSHVNHLLSTKDDNNDVIELVPIDILESDEAFITYLKESNDILGKKQIISLLKIAAFCENQELSEPKQADMRKECLKHWNLSENSRKRPPVPKPQDKVQEILRESIALLSCEATKLTTDNIRNTILQYEPYDWYCMPCGSGPYFEEDKLATFYLGLGRKKVYRYVRGKWDSVGDAKIELPPNTLIYAELVIETKRTGKYFFKTRALHILDAYMLGGENISNEYLSQRYKLIKKFCNALWKPTPNDYTCIRPKERFMLTPDIYKKLRFTERRVKLPIAYEFAKSPLECDNDDDAKEPIYSAFNSVMFIRSIALPWTRAISRKTGYFYVHNINTGDNEYENRNRPLTAQASFMQAFKERVIWNWPHDSNNPLNMNVLVQMLNAYKRT is encoded by the exons ATGGAGGAAATTATACAGTTTGATAATAACTTGTCTTCTGGCAGTCTAAAAAGACGGAATGAAtccaacaattttttatatggaCAGCCAAGTAAAAAGATAGAACTAGATAATGgagaagaaaataacattaaacTGGACGAAACTTATATGTACACAAAGGTTAAAAGTAAAGAAAGTAATGTATCCCAGAAAGTTCAGAATATGATGGAAAAAATGGGATACCAGCCTGGTAAAGGTCTTGGAAAAGATGATCAAGGTCGCGTAAACCCAATAGAAGCATTTAAACAACGTGGTCGAAGAGGATTTGGCCATTGTGCACCAGGTCTTGAGGAAGCAGGCCTTGAGTGGAATCCTGAAGAAGAAGAGATAAAAGCTATTGAAGATATTCAATGGTTGTCAAATAAATGTTTCATTCCTTATGATGAACCTCTTTGTGAAAAGTGGATGAAACTAGGACCAAAAAAGTACATCATAGATGACGAGATCATGTTCTGCAATCCGAATATTTTAGAACAAATTCTCAAGTTTAAAACCATATTTGATAACTTGGACAAAGTGGAAATGCGTAAAGCCAGAAATCGTTCAAATCCGTTTGAAACAATACGCAACGCTAACTTTCTGAATCGAGCGGCGGTCAAGATGGCAAATATAGATACGGCATGCAATCATATGTTTACTAAGCCAAAGAACTTTAATCCCGACGAATTGTTGTACTTTGCGGATGTATGTGCCGGCCCAGGAGGATTTAGTGAATACGTTTTGTCTAAGAAAAATTGGCATGCTAAAGGATTTggatttactttaaaaaatgaaaatgacTTTACATTAGACGAGTTCTTAGCCGGCCCGTGTGAAACTTTCCACACGTTTTATGGTTCCAAAGACAATGGAGATGTATTTGATCCACAAAATCAAGAGGAATTTAGATCGCTGGTGATGAAGCATACCGAGAATAAAGGTGTACATTTTATGATGTCAGATGGAGGATTCTCAGTGGATGGTCAAGAAAATATACAGGAGATTTTATCGAAACAATTATATCTATGTCAATGTCTAGTGGCATTAATGATTGTTAGACCCGGAGGACATTTTGTTACAAAGCTGTTCGATTTATTTACGCCTTTTAGCGTTGGGCTTGTTTATTTGATGTACAAATGTTTCGACagcatttctatttttaagcCTAACAGTTCTAGACCAGCTAATTCAGAGCGCTACTTAATATGTAAGAGAAAAAGACCTGATACGCAAGCGATAATGGATTATCTTTCTCACGTTAATCACTTGCTCTCGACGAAAGACGATAATAATGACGTAATTGAATTAGTACCTATCGACATTTTGGAATCAGACGAGGCATTTATCACGTATCTGAAAGAATCTAATGATATTTTGGGAAAAAAACAGATTATAAGTCTTTTGAAAATCGCAGCGTTTTGCGAAAATCAAGAGTTGAGTGAACCTAAGCAAGCGGACATGCGGAAGGAATGTCTCAAGCATTGGAATTTGTCAGAAAACAGTAGAAAACGGCCTCCAGTGCCCAAACCGCAAGACAAAGTGCAAGAAATATTAAGGGAGTCAATAGCGTTGCTTAGTTGCGAAGCAACGAAGTTGACGACTGATAATATACGGAATACGATATTGCAATACGAACCGTACGATTGGTATTGCATGCCGTGCGGATCAGGCCCATACTTTGAGGAAGATAAATTGGCTACGTTTTACTTGGGCctaggaagaaaaaaagtatatcgATATGTGAGAGGCAAATGGGATTCAGTAGGAGATGCGAAGATCGAATTGCCGCCCAACACTCTGATATATGCTGAACTCGTAATCGAAACAAAGAGAACGGGAAAGTATTTCTTCAAAACACGAGCGCTACACATTTTAGATGCTTACATGCTCGGTGGAGAAAATATAAGCAACGAGTACTTGTCGCAAAG ATACAAACTTATTAAGAAGTTTTGTAATGCTTTGTGGAAGCCAACCCCGAATGATTATACTTGCATTCGTCCCAAGGAAAGGTTCATGCTGACACCAGACATATACAAGAAATTGCGATTTACAGAGCGTCGTGTAAAGCTGCCTATCGCCTACGAATTCGCAAAAAGCCCTCTGGAATGTGATAATGACGACGATGCGAAGGAGCCCATATATTCGGCATTTAACAGTGTAATGTTTATACGAAGTATCGCTCTTCCATGGACACGTGCTATTAGCCGAAAGACTGGTTACTTTTATGTTCATAATATAAATACCGGAGACAACGAGTACGAAAATCGTAACAGACCATTAACAGCTCAGGCAAGTTTCATGCAAGCGTTCAAAGAACGAGTTATATGGAATTGGCCGCATGACTCAAACAATCCATTGAATATGAACGTTTTAGTTCAAATGTTAAATGCATATAAACGTACTTAG